The window aacagaaaatttgtggacggaagagtgacagacggacagacagaaagacggacggacagagtgattactatagggcacccgcaaatccttgcggggccctaattacATTACCCGCGTTCTTTTTCTCTGCATTGATCgctaatttattgtttatatttacatctttctatcaaaaattaataaattggttgaaaaaagtcagaaaaataaattgttacgtacatcagtacgttaggtATAAAAAACAGTCAAATCGTCTCCTATTGGAATTTGattctgacatcatcatgattacttCGTGTAGTCCGGGATCGATAAACTAATAAGAACTGGATCGTTTATATTTCAGTTCTGTCAATTTCATTATTCAACATCAATGTACAATCCATTTTCGTAATAAAATAGAGGGAATTGGTGGTTGTgaataatatattcatttaccTCTACTGGCTTTCGAGTATTTCTCTGCAGTACGGAGTCTCTAACTATGTCGGGTTAGTTAATACGAAATTTTTATTCTAAACAAAGGGAATTGAAAGTTTGGAAATAAATactaatacaaaaaaaattaaaaaaaataagagaaatgTTTGGTTGTGTTAAAATCCAGTTAAGCCTGTCCGTCATGTTTATGACGCCGTGTTAAAGGCTTCGTAAAATGTCGACGTTTCGTTTTTAAAAGGCGCCGTGTTTAacgtaaaataatttaattctggttgtaacgcgctttctgattggctaaaaaaattgttttatatcgtataaagaatgttgcctacgtcatagtaagactaacgtcaaaaatgtatcaatacgcctgacgttacgtttgaattttgcacaattttacgtcattttaaaggtcgaatgaccgtttttatctacaatcaagagtagaaaattaaattataagcaatgaattcaatatttattagttttatacgatataaaatggtttgaaacagtttacgcttttttataaaccgcttcgcggtttatacaGCGAAAActgtcccaaaccattttatatcgtataaaacaaataaatattgaattcattccttaaataatttaattctgattgtaacgccttatttgattggctaaacaaattcatatatatcgtataacataacttgcctaCGTCACAATAAGACGCGCGTGCAAAACGTattaatccgcttgacgttacgtttaaattttgtacaaattaacatattttaactaattaatgggatttattattgaatttaaatagtagaaaattaaattataaggaataaatttaatttctacctatgttatacgagtataacataacttgAAACAGTtaacgcttttttataaaccgcttcgcggtttatattAATTGTAAACTGCCCCAAATTATGTTATATCCtataacataggtagaaattaaatacattcCTTAAATGTATCATACCTACACTAAAgttatatgaataaatcatatACCATTGAGTTTTGTTTATTCTTGGCTTTTGAAAATGGTAGgtatcattagattttaaaacacGGCATTTTTTGGCTAATAACGTCCCTTGTTCTTTATGAAGCTATACTTTTCTCTTTGTGCcttttttctgataaaaaaagagagaataaaAGGAAATGTGTTTCACTGAATGAAGGATATACAAACAATTCATTGTGAACGACTGGATGtttaagaatatatattttattatttataattaatatatggGTGCTTTCCATTTAACCGGCTTAGACCGTCTTATGGGTCGTATAAAGGCAATCTGTTAATATACTCGTTCgaatttgcctgccattttgtcGGAAATCGCACTTGGAATGTCTCGGATTTCATCATTAACATGACGACCGTAAACAGCGAATTTTGAAACGTGATGTTAAAAGTGGCAATgatttcgttgcaaaaacagTGAATGTGGTAAAAtgggattataaaagagcaacattgtagGTATTTAAGACTAATCCTATGAAAATTTAGGAAAGATGCAGCTcgatatatttttcttatttgctacgaagcgagtatatgggacgaattctatcgttaaaccgggtccgtaggacatatgtcattttaacgatagaacattcaatctagtccacttctcaaaagagaatacagTTTAAAGCTGCAATTGTCCTCGGTTTGGGCATTGTGACGTTACAAACCGTTCCATTAACGTCACCATTTCCCGATAATGTCGCCTGCAAGGCAACGTTAATGGAAAGCGCCCTATGATCAACATCGCGTGCTTCAAAATTGCGCGgtgtattgaaaaaatgaatgacCGGacggcaaaaaaaaataatagtagtCTATAGTAAGAATTATTCTAATTGGCCCTGGAATGTATTGTCTCCGACAACTTAGGCATGAtcgttttttaaataattttacagatatatatacatgtagcaattaTGTTGTAAAGTCTTGACCAAAATCGATTCTTATTAACAGAAATGCGAAGTGAAAATCGCGTGTTTTGACGTTggaatagaattgaaaaaattattatgatgaaaaaaaaatatagacagGATCAAATGTACACATCGATATATAACATTTAATGTCACCCAAGCCATCAGAATGTGAAGCAATTTTAATACTCTTGTGTGTTAAATAAAGCTCATagtttataaaatgtaatagTTATAACTTTTATATTCACTAAATCAACTATAATATATGTGTACAACAAGATACCAGACAGGGCAGACGGTGCTATATTTTTAGGTTATGGACTTTTCTGAAAAAAGTGTACAATGTAGATATGCAAAAGTATCACATCAGACCAGTGAAATTATTTTGAAGCAGAAATAAACAAGTGTGCAATCTTTACAGGATAAGGAAAAGGAGCACAATACCTCACCATCAACCATTTCGAGTGTTTATACTTGACACTGCATTATTTTACTTCACGCTGTTAAGAGAAAAATGTGACCGAAATATATCAAAGACTAGTGTTTCTCACAATCTAACATTTAAACTGCCTTGGGGATACTGATCTTTTAACCTCATGTTTGTGAAAATTCAAACCtaccaataaatttcatgtAAGGAAGAAATACAACTCCATTCACCTTTTGTTTTAGATAAAAGTTTTTACCGTCTATTAGCAACACATAAACTTAAAGCTCAGACAATTGATTACCGCAATTCCAATTGAAATAAAGGAGGCAAAACTAGAGACAACATCAGTAGCAAGGTAAATTACCTAACTTCTGACTGGCTTGCTTTGTTATGATTTGATTGAAGATTTCGGAATCGTCTTCCTGTTTTGAGGATGGCAGCATTTTTGCATCATGATCAGAAAAAGTCCTATTTTTGAAAGATAgttatatcaaatttcatttttcattttcgtAGGGTTGCAATGATGACCCTTAGAAAGAACATTTTTCTGGTCATTGTGGGCACTTTTCTGCAGATTCAGGTAATGAATGGATTTAACATTGATATTTAAACGTATAATTTGTGTCATATCAATGTTGGATATATATCTTACTTGTGTAGATTTGACACatagaagtaaaaaaaataaaaccaatattTATGTTGCTTTCATAATATGATTAAACCTCAGTCCCGATGCTTTTCTTGAAAAATAAGTGATTTATATCTTCATAATGCAATTACATATTTAATCACATAGCGCTGTGAAAGTGTAAAATACTGCCAAAAAGCCGCCGATAGTGTGAAAACTGTACAATCCTGCCCGACTTCTAAAACAGAATGGGACGATGCGGCCCGTAGAAAGAACTGTAGCAGAATAGCATCCACTCAAAGGTGTTCAGCTGTTGACCAATTTGTATACCACTGTGTAATTAACGGTTACAGGAATGCAACGTTGGAAGTATGCGCGCCTACAAGAATAatatttggtaagtttttattatatgtttgaaagttagattttaacatattcaATAAATGctatatatctttattattgTTTCAAGAtataacttgatttttttttatttctatataaaactattttcagGACATTGTGTAGAATTCAATGTTGCCGGTGGAGTAATTCAAGATCAATTCTCAGCTCGCTGCAATGAAAGCTTTCCTAAATGTGATAGTCATTATCTGTCATCGACAGCATAtaaatgtaagatttttttttgaaatcgcatatatatatatatatatatatatatatatatatatatatatatatatatatatatatatatatatatatatttatatatattacaacgTGCATTTTAAATCTTAGTTAATATGTGTGTAATACTACAACTTAATATTTCATCCATAAcaaataatcaaattaaatacatatacatatgaaACTTGTCAATAATTTTGCATAAATTGGCTGTCAATAACATGCACGACAAAACTCATGCTGTGCATACAGCAGTAACGGGTCACTTTCGGAACAATCGCAATATACATACTCACTTTGTCGAATTTACACATACTAGAACTactttctaaaattaaaagaaacctCTACGAAATAACTATAGTATTTTACACTACTAACAAATCAAAGTGCAAGTATTAGATCACGCTGTTTGAATGAAAATGTTCAAAGCAAGAGGAATAGaagtggataaaaaaaattcaaacttatcTAACTTACATGGTAAaacaaaagagaagaaaaacCAAAGAGAAAACCtccacctccccccccccccccggaaacgTAATTTTTTCCTCAGATTATAACCTCTTCTGGATAAATTTCCGGATCCACACATAAACTATCTATATACACGTACAAACTGCCTATCATGATCGTGGAAACAAAGCCTAGTACGTTATGACCTACAGGTTTCGATTGTTTAATTTGTCTTCATCAAAAATACAGTAGATCAGGGTAATAATAatgtacataaatgtacataaaataaaaataataactcaataatttttttaaatagtttcgctaaattaaattgtatacatgtataacacatAAACTGAGAAGTAAAAAAGATTTATGCAATTATATACTCTGAAGAGTTTCACGTGAATTCGATGTTTTCCACGCCTATTAAATCGTCGTAATTTATTatgcccccttcgaagaagggagggcatatttcTTTGCGGATGTCTGTCTGTCGTTCtttcggtcggtccaccaacagtttccactcattttcttcgcagaggataaacgtattgaaatgaaattttgtatacaggtgtatcatgataatatctaggtcaggTTCGATactgggtacgatcgagcaattttcgacagagttatggctcttggacgtagataaattccagttatttgcagttttggCTCATTTTCCTAGCAAAggttgcacatattgaaatgaaatttggtatacaggtttatcatgtatatgattaattatattttgataaattaataaacTACGTACGTGCACTTATTAAGAAATAACCGGGAAATACATGTTTCTATTTCTCTCAACGAACTAAGCATTTATGCAATTTAATAGTTGtactttattatatttatttgtcgTTTCCAGTTCTGTGTAACTCGCACAAACAgagaaaagttttcaacagtGTACCGTAAAAGACTATTCATAAAAAGTTATGTgctatacattaattttatttacagtaaAGCATGACATATGATTTAaagtcaagaaaaaaatattacttataaTCATTAGAAAGTACTTCGATAAAAACATTGGGTCAAATCATTGAATTgacttaataaaatatatttgtaaatattcttctcattaaaaaaataatctatttcTTTTTGCCCTACATTGTAAattgtgtttgtgtgtgtgtgtgtggggggggggggtgttcaaaTGAAACTAAGTAAACGACCACAATGACTAAATCGGATGTCATTTGAAAAACCAGCAGTTTTTGATGAAGGTGTAGGAATAACCCTCACTCGTGGCCATCAAATCTTTTGTCGCGTGAAGTTTGTGAACAAAACGAGGAACTTGGTCAttgcaagatttaaaaaatataacatttgcaAAATACTTCGGAATCTAATGACATtactttattatatttaaaatcttttatcataatgtcattattatatttgaataaatgaaaCCGTAAATTAAGTGTTTTCGGATCCTTAACAGTCAACTACGAAATTGCGTTAAAGTACGTGGTTGTGGGGCAAAGGTACAATATATGTGCGTCAAAATGCGTGATTTTGGGGCAACAGTATACGGTTTAAGTGCGTGACTGCGGGGAAGGGGGTTAAAAGTATAGAATTTATTTCTTAGTCACTAGAATTAAGCATATTTTCTTTGGTTtcatttctattattattacgATAATTATGTGGCTTGcattgcaaaatattgcaaaatagtTAAAAAGGataagacaccatatctcagaagataaatgggggggggggggggtaaaataGCGCAAAATGCACATTTGTTTGGTTTTAGGGTCCTTCAAACACCTGGGAAATGTTCTGCCTGCAAGCCCATTCTTCTAAAATACTAAAACATATGGATTTTTAGCAAGTGTTCGACTTAAAAATGACCAAAAACTTTCACTCTTTgggaaaaaatcaactttttaaattttaacgctgttcataaaaataaaaatccctgCAGTATTCGATCTCGGGACATGCGGCGGGTTGGTAGAACGAAGCAACATCCACTGCGCCACAGAAATAGACAACACAATTTGGTGGTATAAACTGTTTCATGAGTGCGCTTAAatcgccatgttgtgacgtaatgtcataaaaagtagaagtcacgGGGAGTCTA is drawn from Crassostrea angulata isolate pt1a10 chromosome 5, ASM2561291v2, whole genome shotgun sequence and contains these coding sequences:
- the LOC128185300 gene encoding uncharacterized protein LOC128185300, with amino-acid sequence MMTLRKNIFLVIVGTFLQIQRCESVKYCQKAADSVKTVQSCPTSKTEWDDAARRKNCSRIASTQRCSAVDQFVYHCVINGYRNATLEVCAPTRIIFGHCVEFNVAGGVIQDQFSARCNESFPKCDSHYLSSTAYKYPDCYRLVQGKDIYQSTTLRITTNDTSATIDLRKTELFPLYVLIIIVIIIVVSFVGLYIRRRRQTETSNNTGEKTKLLSRNNDIKEG